From Symphalangus syndactylus isolate Jambi chromosome 17, NHGRI_mSymSyn1-v2.1_pri, whole genome shotgun sequence, one genomic window encodes:
- the VWA5B2 gene encoding von Willebrand factor A domain-containing protein 5B2 isoform X3, with protein sequence MPGLYCPSSWTPLPLTDSWVRACANGPCLSVRARLTYRNPQPQPVDGVFVYPLAEAEVVSGFEAEAAGRRVSFQLQSRRRSQAACCRALGPGLGTPTPRRCAQGHLVLDLAQARSTLVLPTGLIAAAGTMTVTLHSSRELPSRPDGVLHVALPTVLTPLAPPGPPGPPRPPGLCDDRLGLCPTSCFGVGSPQEEGLAWEEPAAPRDVFSGPARCPAPYTFSFEMLVTGPCLLAGLESPSHALRADAPPHASSAATICVTLAEGHHCDRALEILLHPSEPHQPHLMLEGGSLSSAEYEARVRARRDFQRLQRRDSDGDRQVWFLQRRFHKDILLNPVLVLSFCPDLSSKPGHLGTATRELLFLLDGSSVAHKDAIVLAVKSLPPQTLINLAVFGTLVQPLFPESRPCSDDAVQLICESIETLQVPSGPPDVLAALDWAMGQPQHRAYPRQLFLLTAASPMAATTHRTLELMRWHRGTARCFSFGLGPTCHQLLQGLSALSRGQAYFLRPGQRLQPMLVQALRKALEPALSDISVDWFVPDTVEALLTPREIPALYPGDQLLGYCSLFRVDGFRPRPPGGQEPGWQSLGGSVFPSPEEAQSAASPGTEPTGTSEPLGTGTVSAELSSPWAARDSERSTDALTDPVTDPGPNPSDTAIWRRIFQSSYIREQYVLTHCSASPEPGPGSTGSSESPGSQGPGSPEGSAPLEPPSQQGCRSLAWGEPAGSRSCPLPAPTPAPFKVGALSTEVLGRQHRAALAGRSLSSPPGRANQVPGRPRKPSLGAILDGPSPEPGQQLGQGLDDSGNLLSPAPMDWDMLMEPPFLFMAVPPSGESAPPAVLPQAPRCHVVIRGLCGEQPMCWEVGVGLETLWGPGDGSQPPSPPVREAAWDQALHRLTAASVVRDNEQLALRGGAETTADRGHARRCWLRALQTSKVSSAPSCFTCPVAVDATTREVLPGALQVCSSEPAEPPGTPPASHSYLAAAPLPTVVYSKGLQRGSPAGAWDSDQNDNSKCALGDPATPTEGPRRSPPRPPGRLSMGRRHKLCSPDPGQANNSEGSDHDYLPLVRLQEAPGSFRLDAPFCAAVRISQERLCRASPFAVHRASLSPTSASLPWALLGPGVGQGDSATASCSPSPSSGSEGPGQVDSGRGSDTEASEGAEGLGGTDLRGRTWATAVALAWLEHRCAAAFGEWELTAAKADCWLRAQHLPDGLDLAALKAAARGLFLLLRHWDQNLQLHLLCYSPANV encoded by the exons ATGCCCGGCCTGTACTGCCCCTCCAGCTGGACGCCGCTGCCGCTCACGGACTCCTGGGTCCGGGCCTGCGCCAACGGCCCCTGCCTCAGCGTGCGGGCCCGGCTTACCTACCGCAACCCGCAGCCGCAGCCGGTGGACG GCGTGTTCGTGTACCCTCTGGCCGAGGCCGAGGTGGTGTCCGGCTTCGAGGCCGAGGCCGCCGGACGGCGCGTCTCCTTCCAGCTGCAGAGCCGGCGCCGCTCGCAGGCCGCCTGCTGCCGCGCTCTGGGCCCCGGGTTGGGGACCCCGACGCCCCGCCGCTGCGCGCAGG GTCATCTTGTCTTGGATCTGGCCCAGGCCCGGTCCACGTTGGTGCTGCCCACAGGCCTTATCGCCGCGGCTGGCACCATGACGGTGACCCTGCACAGCAGCCGGGAGCTGCCCTCAAGGCCTGACGGGGTGCTGCATGTGGCCCTGCCCACTGTGCTCACCCCGCTGGCGCCGCCAGGCCCGCCGGGGCCCCCTAGGCCTCCGGGGCTCTGTGACGACAGGTTGGGCCTATG CCCCACCAGCTGCTTCGGGGTGGGCAGCCCTCAGGAGGAAGGGCTGGCCTGGGAGGAGCCGGCTGCCCCTCGGGACGTGTTCTCAGGCCCTGCCCGCTGCCCTGCCCCATATACCTTCTCCTTCGAGATGCTGGTGACTGGGCCATGCCTGCTTGCAG GCCTGGAGAGCCCCTCTCATGCTCTGCGGGCAGATGCCCCCCCTCATGCCAGCTCTGCAGCCACCATCTGTGTCACACTGGCAGAGGGCCACCACTGTGACCGGGCCTTGGAGATCCTGCTGCACCCCAGTG AGCCCCATCAGCCACACCTGATGCTGGAGGGCGGCAGCCTGAGCTCAGCAGAATATGAGGCCCGGGTAAGGGCCCGCCGAGATTTCCAGAGGCTACAGCGAAGGGACAGTGATGGGGACCGGCAG GTGTGGTTCCTGCAGCGACGCTTCCACAAGGACATACTGCTGAACCCCGTGCTGGTGCTGAGCTTCTGCCCGGACCTGAGCTCCAAGCCCGGACACCTGGGGACAGCTACACGGGAGCTACTCTTCCTTTTGGATGGCAGCAGCGTGGCACACAAG GATGCCATTGTTTTGGCTGTGAAGTCCCTCCCACCCCAGACGCTTATCAACCTGGCCGTGTTTGGGACATTGGTGCAGCCACTCTTCCCAGAGAGCCGGCCTTGCAGTGAT GATGCTGTGCAGCTGATCTGCGAGAGCATTGAGACCCTGCAGGTTCCGAGTGGGCCCCCAGACGTGCTGGCTGCTCTGGACTGGGCCATGGGGCAGCCCCAGCACAGGGCCTACCCTCGGCAGCTGTTcctgctcactgctgcctcaccCATGGCCGCCACTACCCACCGAACCCTGGAGCTCATGAGGTGGCACAGGGGGACAGCAAG ATGCTTCTCCTTTGGGCTGGGGCCCACCTGCCACCAGCTGCTCCAGGGTTTATCTGCCCTCAGCAGAGGCCAGGCCTACTTCCTGAGgcctgggcagaggctgcagcccaTG CTGGTGCAGGCTCTGCGGAAGGCACTGGAGCCTGCTTTAAGTGACATCTCTGTGGACTGGTTTGTGCCCGACACCGTGGAGGCACTGCTGACCCCCCGGGAGATCCCAGCACTCTACCCTGGGGACCAGCTGCTTGGTTACTGCTCACTCTTCAGGGTGGATGGCTTCCGGCCCCGCCCACCAGGG GGCCAAGAGCCTGGCTGGCAGAGCTTGGGTGGGTCCGTGTTTCCATCCCCAGAAGAGGCCCAATCTGCTGCCAGCCCTGGCACTGAGCCCACTGGCACCTCAGAGCCACTGGGAACAGGCACTGTATCAGCAGAACTGTCCAGCCCATGGGCTGCCAGGGACTCGGAGCGGA GTACTGATGCTCTGACAGACCCAGTCACAGATCCTGGACCCAACCCCTCTGACACAGCCATATGGCGCCGCATCTTCCAGTCCTCGTACATTCGGGAGCAGTATGTGCTCACCCACTGCTCTGCCAGCCCCGAGCCAGGCCCAGGCTCCACAGGCAGCAGTGAGTCCCCAGGCTCCCAGGGCCCTGGCTCCCCCGAAGGTAGTGCTCCCCTGGAGCCCCCTTCTCAGCAGGGCTGCCGCAGTCTGGCCTGGGGAGAACCTGCAGGCTCCCGCTCCTGTCCCCTGCCTGCACCCACACCAGCTCCATTCAAG GTGGGGGCCTTGAGTACTGAGGTGCTGGGTCGTCAGCACAGAGCTGCTCTGGCTGGCCGAAGCCTCTCATCCCCTCCAGGCCGGGCAAACCAAGTGCCCGGCCGACCCCGGAAACCCTCTCTGGGTGCAATACTAGATGGCCCAAGTCCTGAGCCAGGCCAACAATTGGGACAAGGCCTGGACGACTCAG GAAACCTGCTCTCCCCAGCCCCCATGGACTGGGACATGCTGATGGAACCACCCTTCTTATTCATGGCTGTGCCTCCTAGTGGGGAGTCGGCCCCTCCGGCAGTGCTTCCCCAGGCTCCACGCTGCCATGTGGTGATCCGGGGCCTGTGTGGGGAGCAGCCTATGTGCTGGGAGGTGGGTGTTGGGCTGGAGACACTGTGGGGACCTGGAGATGGCTCACAGCCTCCCTCACCTCCTGTAAGAGAAGCTGCTTGGGACCAAGCACTCCATCGATTGACAGCAGCCTCTGTGGTCCGGGACAATGAGCAGCTGGCCCTCCGAGGAGGGGCAGAGACCACAGCTGACCGGG GCCATGCCCGGAGGTGCTGGCTTCGAGCCCTTCAGACAAGTAAGGTCAGCTCTGCCCCCTCCTGCTTCACTTGCCCTGTAGCTGTGGATGCTACTACTAGGGAGGTCCTGCCTGGGGCCCTGCAGGTGTGCAGCTCAG AGCCCGCTGAACCCCCAGGAACCCCTCCTGCCTCTCACAGCTATCTAGCTGCAGCTCCTCTGCCCACTGTTGTCTACTCTAAAG GACTTCAGAGAGGCTCTCCAGCAGGCGCCTGGGACTCGGACCAAAATGACAACTCCAAGTGTGCTTTGGGGGACCCTGCCACTCCCACGGAAGGTCCTCGCCGCTCACCTCCCCGTCCTCCCGGTCGGCTCAGCATGGGCCGCCGTCACAAACTCTGTAGCCCTGACCCGGGCCAGGCCAACAACAGTGAAGGCAGCGACCATGACTACCTGCCCTTG GTGCGGCTGCAGGAGGCACCAGGCTCCTTCCGCCTGGACGCGCCCTTCTGTGCCGCTGTGCGCATCTcgcaggagcgcctctgccgcgCCTCGCCCTTTGCCGTGCACCGTGCCAGCCTcagccccacctcggcctcattGCCCTGGGCACTTCTGGGCCCTGGTGTTGGCCAGGGTGACAGTGCTACGGCCTCCTGCAGCCCATCCCCCAGCTCGGGCTCCGAGGGGCCAGGCCAGGTGGACAGTGGGCGGGGCTCAGACACCGAGGCCTCCGAGGGGGCGGAAGGGCTGGGCGGCACCGACCTGCGGGGCCGGACCTGGGCCACTGCCGTGGCACTCGCCTGGCTGGAGCACCGATGCGCCGCTGCCTTCGGCGAGTGGGAACTGACAGCGGCCAAGGCTGATTGCTGGCTGCGGGCCCAGCACTTGCCTGACGGCCTTGACCTGGCCGCCCTCAAGGCGGCAGCTCGGGGGCTCTTCCTGCTACTGCGCCACTGGGACCAAAACCTGCAGCTACACCTGCTGTGCTACAGCCCAGCGAACGTGTGA
- the VWA5B2 gene encoding von Willebrand factor A domain-containing protein 5B2 isoform X1, with translation MPGLYCPSSWTPLPLTDSWVRACANGPCLSVRARLTYRNPQPQPVDGVFVYPLAEAEVVSGFEAEAAGRRVSFQLQSRRRSQAACCRALGPGLGTPTPRRCAQGHLVLDLAQARSTLVLPTGLIAAAGTMTVTLHSSRELPSRPDGVLHVALPTVLTPLAPPGPPGPPRPPGLCDDRLGLCPTSCFGVGSPQEEGLAWEEPAAPRDVFSGPARCPAPYTFSFEMLVTGPCLLAGLESPSHALRADAPPHASSAATICVTLAEGHHCDRALEILLHPSEPHQPHLMLEGGSLSSAEYEARVRARRDFQRLQRRDSDGDRQVWFLQRRFHKDILLNPVLVLSFCPDLSSKPGHLGTATRELLFLLDGSSVAHKDAIVLAVKSLPPQTLINLAVFGTLVQPLFPESRPCSDDAVQLICESIETLQVPSGPPDVLAALDWAMGQPQHRAYPRQLFLLTAASPMAATTHRTLELMRWHRGTARCFSFGLGPTCHQLLQGLSALSRGQAYFLRPGQRLQPMLVQALRKALEPALSDISVDWFVPDTVEALLTPREIPALYPGDQLLGYCSLFRVDGFRPRPPGGQEPGWQSLGGSVFPSPEEAQSAASPGTEPTGTSEPLGTGTVSAELSSPWAARDSERTGTDALTDPVTDPGPNPSDTAIWRRIFQSSYIREQYVLTHCSASPEPGPGSTGSSESPGSQGPGSPEGSAPLEPPSQQGCRSLAWGEPAGSRSCPLPAPTPAPFKVGALSTEVLGRQHRAALAGRSLSSPPGRANQVPGRPRKPSLGAILDGPSPEPGQQLGQGLDDSGNLLSPAPMDWDMLMEPPFLFMAVPPSGESAPPAVLPQAPRCHVVIRGLCGEQPMCWEVGVGLETLWGPGDGSQPPSPPVREAAWDQALHRLTAASVVRDNEQLALRGGAETTADRGHARRCWLRALQTSKVSSAPSCFTCPVAVDATTREVLPGALQVCSSEPAEPPGTPPASHSYLAAAPLPTVVYSKGLQRGSPAGAWDSDQNDNSKCALGDPATPTEGPRRSPPRPPGRLSMGRRHKLCSPDPGQANNSEGSDHDYLPLVRLQEAPGSFRLDAPFCAAVRISQERLCRASPFAVHRASLSPTSASLPWALLGPGVGQGDSATASCSPSPSSGSEGPGQVDSGRGSDTEASEGAEGLGGTDLRGRTWATAVALAWLEHRCAAAFGEWELTAAKADCWLRAQHLPDGLDLAALKAAARGLFLLLRHWDQNLQLHLLCYSPANV, from the exons ATGCCCGGCCTGTACTGCCCCTCCAGCTGGACGCCGCTGCCGCTCACGGACTCCTGGGTCCGGGCCTGCGCCAACGGCCCCTGCCTCAGCGTGCGGGCCCGGCTTACCTACCGCAACCCGCAGCCGCAGCCGGTGGACG GCGTGTTCGTGTACCCTCTGGCCGAGGCCGAGGTGGTGTCCGGCTTCGAGGCCGAGGCCGCCGGACGGCGCGTCTCCTTCCAGCTGCAGAGCCGGCGCCGCTCGCAGGCCGCCTGCTGCCGCGCTCTGGGCCCCGGGTTGGGGACCCCGACGCCCCGCCGCTGCGCGCAGG GTCATCTTGTCTTGGATCTGGCCCAGGCCCGGTCCACGTTGGTGCTGCCCACAGGCCTTATCGCCGCGGCTGGCACCATGACGGTGACCCTGCACAGCAGCCGGGAGCTGCCCTCAAGGCCTGACGGGGTGCTGCATGTGGCCCTGCCCACTGTGCTCACCCCGCTGGCGCCGCCAGGCCCGCCGGGGCCCCCTAGGCCTCCGGGGCTCTGTGACGACAGGTTGGGCCTATG CCCCACCAGCTGCTTCGGGGTGGGCAGCCCTCAGGAGGAAGGGCTGGCCTGGGAGGAGCCGGCTGCCCCTCGGGACGTGTTCTCAGGCCCTGCCCGCTGCCCTGCCCCATATACCTTCTCCTTCGAGATGCTGGTGACTGGGCCATGCCTGCTTGCAG GCCTGGAGAGCCCCTCTCATGCTCTGCGGGCAGATGCCCCCCCTCATGCCAGCTCTGCAGCCACCATCTGTGTCACACTGGCAGAGGGCCACCACTGTGACCGGGCCTTGGAGATCCTGCTGCACCCCAGTG AGCCCCATCAGCCACACCTGATGCTGGAGGGCGGCAGCCTGAGCTCAGCAGAATATGAGGCCCGGGTAAGGGCCCGCCGAGATTTCCAGAGGCTACAGCGAAGGGACAGTGATGGGGACCGGCAG GTGTGGTTCCTGCAGCGACGCTTCCACAAGGACATACTGCTGAACCCCGTGCTGGTGCTGAGCTTCTGCCCGGACCTGAGCTCCAAGCCCGGACACCTGGGGACAGCTACACGGGAGCTACTCTTCCTTTTGGATGGCAGCAGCGTGGCACACAAG GATGCCATTGTTTTGGCTGTGAAGTCCCTCCCACCCCAGACGCTTATCAACCTGGCCGTGTTTGGGACATTGGTGCAGCCACTCTTCCCAGAGAGCCGGCCTTGCAGTGAT GATGCTGTGCAGCTGATCTGCGAGAGCATTGAGACCCTGCAGGTTCCGAGTGGGCCCCCAGACGTGCTGGCTGCTCTGGACTGGGCCATGGGGCAGCCCCAGCACAGGGCCTACCCTCGGCAGCTGTTcctgctcactgctgcctcaccCATGGCCGCCACTACCCACCGAACCCTGGAGCTCATGAGGTGGCACAGGGGGACAGCAAG ATGCTTCTCCTTTGGGCTGGGGCCCACCTGCCACCAGCTGCTCCAGGGTTTATCTGCCCTCAGCAGAGGCCAGGCCTACTTCCTGAGgcctgggcagaggctgcagcccaTG CTGGTGCAGGCTCTGCGGAAGGCACTGGAGCCTGCTTTAAGTGACATCTCTGTGGACTGGTTTGTGCCCGACACCGTGGAGGCACTGCTGACCCCCCGGGAGATCCCAGCACTCTACCCTGGGGACCAGCTGCTTGGTTACTGCTCACTCTTCAGGGTGGATGGCTTCCGGCCCCGCCCACCAGGG GGCCAAGAGCCTGGCTGGCAGAGCTTGGGTGGGTCCGTGTTTCCATCCCCAGAAGAGGCCCAATCTGCTGCCAGCCCTGGCACTGAGCCCACTGGCACCTCAGAGCCACTGGGAACAGGCACTGTATCAGCAGAACTGTCCAGCCCATGGGCTGCCAGGGACTCGGAGCGGA CAGGTACTGATGCTCTGACAGACCCAGTCACAGATCCTGGACCCAACCCCTCTGACACAGCCATATGGCGCCGCATCTTCCAGTCCTCGTACATTCGGGAGCAGTATGTGCTCACCCACTGCTCTGCCAGCCCCGAGCCAGGCCCAGGCTCCACAGGCAGCAGTGAGTCCCCAGGCTCCCAGGGCCCTGGCTCCCCCGAAGGTAGTGCTCCCCTGGAGCCCCCTTCTCAGCAGGGCTGCCGCAGTCTGGCCTGGGGAGAACCTGCAGGCTCCCGCTCCTGTCCCCTGCCTGCACCCACACCAGCTCCATTCAAG GTGGGGGCCTTGAGTACTGAGGTGCTGGGTCGTCAGCACAGAGCTGCTCTGGCTGGCCGAAGCCTCTCATCCCCTCCAGGCCGGGCAAACCAAGTGCCCGGCCGACCCCGGAAACCCTCTCTGGGTGCAATACTAGATGGCCCAAGTCCTGAGCCAGGCCAACAATTGGGACAAGGCCTGGACGACTCAG GAAACCTGCTCTCCCCAGCCCCCATGGACTGGGACATGCTGATGGAACCACCCTTCTTATTCATGGCTGTGCCTCCTAGTGGGGAGTCGGCCCCTCCGGCAGTGCTTCCCCAGGCTCCACGCTGCCATGTGGTGATCCGGGGCCTGTGTGGGGAGCAGCCTATGTGCTGGGAGGTGGGTGTTGGGCTGGAGACACTGTGGGGACCTGGAGATGGCTCACAGCCTCCCTCACCTCCTGTAAGAGAAGCTGCTTGGGACCAAGCACTCCATCGATTGACAGCAGCCTCTGTGGTCCGGGACAATGAGCAGCTGGCCCTCCGAGGAGGGGCAGAGACCACAGCTGACCGGG GCCATGCCCGGAGGTGCTGGCTTCGAGCCCTTCAGACAAGTAAGGTCAGCTCTGCCCCCTCCTGCTTCACTTGCCCTGTAGCTGTGGATGCTACTACTAGGGAGGTCCTGCCTGGGGCCCTGCAGGTGTGCAGCTCAG AGCCCGCTGAACCCCCAGGAACCCCTCCTGCCTCTCACAGCTATCTAGCTGCAGCTCCTCTGCCCACTGTTGTCTACTCTAAAG GACTTCAGAGAGGCTCTCCAGCAGGCGCCTGGGACTCGGACCAAAATGACAACTCCAAGTGTGCTTTGGGGGACCCTGCCACTCCCACGGAAGGTCCTCGCCGCTCACCTCCCCGTCCTCCCGGTCGGCTCAGCATGGGCCGCCGTCACAAACTCTGTAGCCCTGACCCGGGCCAGGCCAACAACAGTGAAGGCAGCGACCATGACTACCTGCCCTTG GTGCGGCTGCAGGAGGCACCAGGCTCCTTCCGCCTGGACGCGCCCTTCTGTGCCGCTGTGCGCATCTcgcaggagcgcctctgccgcgCCTCGCCCTTTGCCGTGCACCGTGCCAGCCTcagccccacctcggcctcattGCCCTGGGCACTTCTGGGCCCTGGTGTTGGCCAGGGTGACAGTGCTACGGCCTCCTGCAGCCCATCCCCCAGCTCGGGCTCCGAGGGGCCAGGCCAGGTGGACAGTGGGCGGGGCTCAGACACCGAGGCCTCCGAGGGGGCGGAAGGGCTGGGCGGCACCGACCTGCGGGGCCGGACCTGGGCCACTGCCGTGGCACTCGCCTGGCTGGAGCACCGATGCGCCGCTGCCTTCGGCGAGTGGGAACTGACAGCGGCCAAGGCTGATTGCTGGCTGCGGGCCCAGCACTTGCCTGACGGCCTTGACCTGGCCGCCCTCAAGGCGGCAGCTCGGGGGCTCTTCCTGCTACTGCGCCACTGGGACCAAAACCTGCAGCTACACCTGCTGTGCTACAGCCCAGCGAACGTGTGA